The Candidatus Poribacteria bacterium genome segment TTAAGACTTCGTTTGACCTTCCCGCCGGATCTAATCACTGAGCCCATCATTCACAATATCGGTCAACAGTATAATGTGATCACGAGCATTCGACGCGCCGACGTCACGGCTGACCGTGGGTGGGTTATCTTGGAGATTAGAGGTGAGCCTGACGAGCTTGAACGGGTTGTTGAGCATCTCACGAATGTGAAGGTGAAAGTTGAACCGATTGAAGGAGATGTAGTGCAGTAAGTAAAGAATTCAGCAAGCACGGCGCGGGGAGGACAGGTAAGGACGCAAGCAGTTGACTGCTACTAATCTGCAACCATACACTCCCCGTCAACAAAA includes the following:
- a CDS encoding NIL domain-containing protein, giving the protein MASLRLRLTFPPDLITEPIIHNIGQQYNVITSIRRADVTADRGWVILEIRGEPDELERVVEHLTNVKVKVEPIEGDVVQ